The sequence below is a genomic window from Cicer arietinum cultivar CDC Frontier isolate Library 1 chromosome 6, Cicar.CDCFrontier_v2.0, whole genome shotgun sequence.
ataattaattataaaaaacatacatgaaacaaatatgtatcataaaaaatattaaaattaatattattttaatataattaacataaagataaaaataattataatacactaTCTATCTATATTCTTGCCCTATTTTATGTGAtctgttaaaattaaataaattgtttgttTTTAGGAATCTCCTACTTTCGACTCACCACCTAATTTGGCTAGTACCGCTTTGCCATTCCTGGCAAAAACATAAGTTAATAATTAACGAAGTTAAGGGGAGAAGACGATGGCCACTCTTGTTGTTCTTCCTCTCACTCTAAATCTCAACTCCTTCTATCAACATTCCCTTTCTTCAACAACTTCAATCACCTTCCAACCGAGTAGAATTCCAAATTCTAATTTCATTTCTCTTAAATCCAAATCCAAATTCAACAACACATTTCCCACTCCCTCTAAATCCTTATCACGTTCCACCCTTTTCCTTCGTGCATCAGACAAAGATTCCAAATCTGAAACTCTTCAAGGTcctccctctctctctctctgctATGCTAATGATCTAGTTTGAATAATTTACTTTTTGATACTTGATGTTTTCATCATCAGACGGTCAGGTGGACAATTTAGGAGTTAAAGCTGCTCTTTCAATCTTGAGATTCTACAAAAGTAAGTTTTTTTCTTCCCCtttcatcaattttttcttatttttgttcTAAACTCACCAATTTTACTGGAAAATATCAATTGACAATTCCAGTTGTTAGTTGTTAGTATGTTAGTTAGTAATCAGATTTGAACTCTGAAATACCCTTCTCAAACTTTTTCCGGTGTTTCAACCTATGAAACACTGACATTCAACAACGacactaataataatttaaataagtgaAAGTAATCGAATATAACAACATATTCT
It includes:
- the LOC101512826 gene encoding uncharacterized protein isoform X2, giving the protein MATLVVLPLTLNLNSFYQHSLSSTTSITFQPSRIPNSNFISLKSKSKFNNTFPTPSKSLSRSTLFLRASDKDSKSETLQDGQVDNLGVKAALSILRFYKREISPILPRSCRYVPTCSEYSMEAYKRYGVLKGGSGYDPPRWFGEIRQGEELDD
- the LOC101512826 gene encoding UPF0161 protein At3g09310 isoform X1 is translated as MATLVVLPLTLNLNSFYQHSLSSTTSITFQPSRIPNSNFISLKSKSKFNNTFPTPSKSLSRSTLFLRASDKDSKSETLQDGQVDNLGVKAALSILRFYKREISPILPRSCRYVPTCSEYSMEAYKRYGVLKGTALTTWRLCRCNPLGGSGYDPPRWFGEIRQGEELDD